The proteins below are encoded in one region of Catenulispora sp. GP43:
- a CDS encoding amino acid ABC transporter ATP-binding protein has protein sequence MSQDTVPQGHGSDRATERPAVEIEDVYKSFGRLEVLQGVSMTVREGEVACLIGPSGSGKSTLLRCVNHLEKIDNGRICVHGKLVGYHERKGRLHEMHDRDVAKQRRTIGMVFQRFNLFPHKTALENVIEAPMQVLGKSREAALADAREHLEKVGLSDKAGNYPSQLSGGQQQRVAIARALAMQPSLMLFDEPTSALDPELVGDVLAVMRALADSGMTMIVVTHEMGFARDVGDTVAFMDGGVIVEHGDARQVISDPQHERTQAFLAKVR, from the coding sequence ATGAGCCAGGACACGGTCCCCCAGGGCCACGGCTCGGACCGGGCCACCGAACGCCCCGCGGTCGAGATCGAGGACGTCTACAAGTCCTTCGGCCGCTTGGAGGTCCTGCAGGGCGTCTCGATGACGGTGCGCGAGGGCGAGGTGGCGTGCCTGATCGGCCCGTCCGGCTCCGGCAAGTCCACCCTGCTGCGCTGCGTCAACCACCTGGAGAAGATCGACAACGGGCGGATCTGCGTGCACGGCAAACTGGTCGGCTACCACGAGCGCAAGGGCCGGCTGCACGAGATGCACGACCGCGACGTCGCCAAGCAGCGGCGCACGATCGGCATGGTGTTCCAGCGCTTCAACCTGTTCCCGCACAAGACCGCGCTGGAGAACGTCATCGAGGCCCCGATGCAGGTGCTCGGCAAGAGCCGGGAGGCGGCCCTGGCCGACGCCCGCGAGCACCTGGAGAAGGTGGGCCTGTCGGACAAGGCCGGCAACTACCCCAGCCAGCTCTCCGGCGGGCAGCAGCAGCGGGTGGCGATCGCGCGGGCGCTGGCCATGCAGCCCTCGCTCATGCTGTTCGACGAGCCGACCTCGGCGCTGGACCCCGAACTGGTCGGGGACGTGCTCGCGGTGATGCGGGCGCTGGCCGACTCCGGGATGACGATGATCGTGGTGACCCACGAGATGGGCTTCGCCCGGGACGTCGGCGACACCGTGGCCTTCATGGACGGCGGTGTCATCGTGGAACACGGCGACGCCCGCCAGGTGATCAGCGATCCGCAGCACGAACGCACCCAGGCCTTCCTGGCGAAGGTGCGCTGA
- a CDS encoding CGNR zinc finger domain-containing protein — protein sequence MELASYADRAVSLVNTADPYRHRDTLTTCEQAKELLAPEGRCRVTNADVAELRAIRDRLREVFDAAESGRVPRAVQVLNSLMKQYPIRPVVTDHDGASWHLHLAEGAPTIAAVYGAKAAMGLAVQATELGFDRLGVCQAAPCREVFIDTSTNRSRRYCSDRCATRANVAAYRARRKEQARAAAAGEAEAAAAATAAGAKVMAVAGAGSATPGR from the coding sequence GTGGAACTCGCATCCTACGCAGATCGGGCGGTGTCGCTGGTGAACACCGCCGACCCCTACCGACACCGGGACACGCTCACCACATGTGAGCAGGCCAAGGAGCTCCTGGCGCCCGAGGGCAGGTGCCGCGTCACCAACGCCGACGTGGCGGAGTTGCGCGCCATCCGGGACCGGCTCCGCGAGGTCTTCGACGCCGCCGAGTCCGGGCGCGTGCCGCGCGCCGTCCAAGTCCTCAACTCCCTGATGAAGCAGTACCCGATCCGCCCGGTGGTCACCGACCACGACGGCGCCTCGTGGCACCTGCACCTGGCCGAGGGCGCGCCGACCATCGCCGCCGTCTACGGCGCGAAGGCCGCCATGGGGCTGGCCGTGCAGGCCACCGAGCTCGGTTTCGACCGGCTCGGCGTCTGCCAGGCCGCGCCGTGCCGCGAGGTGTTCATCGACACCTCGACCAACCGCTCGCGCCGCTACTGCTCGGACCGCTGCGCCACCCGCGCGAACGTGGCCGCCTACCGGGCCCGACGCAAGGAGCAGGCCCGGGCCGCGGCGGCCGGCGAGGCCGAAGCAGCGGCTGCGGCGACCGCCGCCGGGGCCAAGGTGATGGCCGTGGCCGGCGCCGGAAGCGCCACACCCGGCCGCTGA
- the sodX gene encoding nickel-type superoxide dismutase maturation protease encodes MRSVTDPGTARWSVLRVSGPSMVPALRDGDFVLVRRTRPGWTRPGDVVVARHPDRTDGMLVIKRVARRESGGWWLLSDNEFVTSDSREFGAVPDAAVLARAVLRLRDPCRIARIPKKR; translated from the coding sequence GTGAGATCGGTCACCGACCCCGGGACGGCGCGCTGGTCCGTGCTGCGTGTGAGCGGTCCCTCGATGGTCCCGGCGCTGCGGGACGGCGACTTCGTCCTGGTCAGAAGGACCCGCCCGGGATGGACCCGCCCGGGTGACGTGGTGGTGGCCCGGCATCCGGACCGGACGGACGGGATGCTCGTCATCAAGCGGGTCGCCCGCCGCGAAAGCGGGGGCTGGTGGCTGCTGAGCGACAACGAGTTCGTGACTTCGGACTCACGCGAGTTCGGCGCGGTGCCGGACGCCGCGGTCCTGGCCCGCGCCGTGCTGCGACTTCGGGACCCGTGCCGGATCGCCCGGATCCCGAAGAAACGCTGA
- the sodN gene encoding superoxide dismutase, Ni — protein MFSRIFSRTTAVHAHCDLPCGVYDPAQARIEAESVLAITKKYADSSDEAFRTRAILIKEQRSELVKHHLWVLWTDYFKAPHFEKYPQLNTLFNEATKLAGAGGTKGSMDPATAEELLAKIEEISKIFWETKQS, from the coding sequence ATGTTCTCGCGGATCTTCTCCCGCACCACTGCCGTCCACGCCCACTGCGACCTGCCGTGCGGCGTCTACGACCCGGCGCAGGCCCGGATCGAGGCCGAATCGGTCCTGGCCATCACCAAGAAGTACGCCGACAGCTCCGACGAGGCCTTCCGGACCCGCGCCATCCTGATCAAGGAGCAGCGCTCCGAGCTGGTGAAGCACCACCTGTGGGTGCTGTGGACCGACTACTTCAAGGCCCCGCACTTCGAGAAGTACCCGCAGCTGAACACGCTGTTCAACGAGGCCACGAAGCTGGCCGGCGCGGGCGGCACCAAGGGCAGCATGGACCCGGCCACGGCCGAGGAGCTGCTGGCCAAGATCGAGGAGATCTCCAAGATCTTCTGGGAGACCAAGCAGTCCTGA
- a CDS encoding anti-sigma factor, which translates to MGQQNGAPQDFVEVRIPAEGAYLSVLRTATAGLAARLDFTLDEIEDLRIAVDEACAILLTKAVPGSGLTCRFELRDGALGVDVSVPTLDGKTPARDTFAWTVLAALAGQVDARVSDADGPDGPTGTGIGQTVTISMLKQRGVGAS; encoded by the coding sequence ATGGGACAACAAAACGGTGCCCCGCAGGACTTCGTCGAGGTCCGCATCCCGGCCGAGGGTGCGTACCTGTCGGTGCTGCGGACGGCGACGGCGGGCCTGGCGGCCCGGCTGGACTTCACCTTGGACGAGATCGAGGACCTGCGCATCGCCGTGGACGAGGCCTGCGCCATCCTGCTCACCAAGGCGGTGCCGGGCTCGGGACTGACTTGCCGCTTCGAGCTGCGCGACGGCGCGCTGGGCGTGGACGTCTCGGTGCCCACGCTGGACGGCAAGACGCCGGCCCGCGACACCTTCGCCTGGACGGTGCTGGCCGCGCTGGCCGGCCAGGTCGACGCGCGGGTCTCCGACGCCGACGGGCCCGACGGCCCCACCGGGACCGGGATCGGGCAGACCGTCACCATCAGCATGCTCAAGCAGCGCGGCGTGGGAGCTTCGTGA
- a CDS encoding RNA polymerase sigma factor SigF: MSAAEEIPVRAFEPDEIPAARRAGHGEGQRGGPSAPGPAAAADEDVVDEPDTDAEDTEDGDFDEPVVLELEELGGELEHEDADGEAAPPAATSFPLRRPPRQGGPHAEAHARARELFARLNELPEGSTERKQIRDELVQMHLPLVEHLARRFRNRGEPLDDLTQVATIGLIKSVDRFDTERGVEFSTYATPTVIGEIKRHFRDKGWAVRVPRRLQELRLSLTSATSELSQRNRRSPTVAELAEYLKISEEEVLEGLESANAYSTLSLDVSEGGDEDSPAVADSLGSEDEALEGVEYRESLKPLLEQLPPREKKILLLRFFGNMTQSQIAEEIGISQMHVSRLLARTLEQLRAQLLVDE, from the coding sequence GTGAGCGCCGCCGAGGAGATCCCAGTGCGCGCCTTCGAGCCCGACGAGATCCCCGCCGCCCGCCGGGCCGGGCACGGCGAGGGGCAGCGCGGCGGCCCGTCCGCACCCGGCCCCGCCGCGGCCGCGGACGAGGACGTCGTGGACGAGCCGGACACCGACGCCGAGGACACCGAGGACGGCGACTTCGACGAGCCGGTCGTCCTGGAGCTGGAGGAGCTCGGCGGCGAGCTGGAGCACGAGGACGCCGACGGCGAGGCCGCCCCGCCCGCCGCGACCTCCTTCCCGCTGCGCCGCCCGCCGCGCCAGGGCGGCCCGCACGCCGAGGCGCACGCCCGGGCCCGCGAGCTGTTCGCCCGGCTGAACGAGCTCCCCGAGGGCTCCACCGAGCGCAAGCAGATCCGCGACGAGCTGGTCCAGATGCACCTGCCGCTGGTCGAGCACCTGGCCCGGCGCTTCCGCAACCGCGGCGAGCCGCTGGACGACCTGACCCAGGTGGCGACCATCGGCCTGATCAAGTCGGTGGACCGCTTCGACACCGAGCGCGGCGTGGAGTTCTCGACCTACGCCACGCCGACCGTGATCGGCGAGATCAAGCGGCACTTCCGCGACAAGGGCTGGGCGGTCCGGGTCCCGCGCCGCCTGCAGGAGCTCCGGCTGTCGCTGACCAGCGCGACCTCCGAGCTCTCGCAGCGCAACCGCCGCTCGCCCACCGTGGCCGAGCTGGCCGAGTACCTCAAGATCTCCGAGGAGGAGGTCCTGGAGGGGCTGGAGTCCGCCAACGCGTACTCCACGCTGTCCCTGGACGTCTCCGAGGGCGGCGACGAGGACTCGCCGGCCGTCGCGGACTCCCTGGGCAGCGAGGACGAGGCGCTGGAGGGCGTGGAGTACCGCGAGTCCCTCAAGCCGCTGCTGGAGCAGCTGCCGCCGCGGGAGAAGAAGATCCTGCTGCTGCGCTTCTTCGGCAACATGACGCAGTCGCAGATCGCCGAGGAGATCGGCATCTCGCAGATGCACGTGTCCCGCCTGCTGGCCCGGACCCTGGAGCAGCTGCGCGCGCAGCTGCTGGTGGACGAGTGA
- a CDS encoding diacylglycerol kinase family protein, whose protein sequence is MRALLVMNPKATSTSERTREVLAHALAGELDTAIGETAYRGHAVELARAAAEDGVDLIVALGGDGTVNEVVNGILSADLPDGCPRPDLGVVPGGSTNVFARALGLPNDPVEATGVLLDAIHENRRRPVSMGLADDRYFTFTAGYGFDAAVVGIVEEQRSAGHKSTGSLYIRSALRHYWHGLDRRNPPIGMKMADGTEIPRLFMAIVTNTSPWTYLGNKPIVITPDSSFEDGLDLFGVTRMSGRSALRIVRQMFTSTEKLVRGKNVSLHHDLTEFTLTADVPTDFQVDGDHLGLRESVTFRAIRDALRVAM, encoded by the coding sequence ATGCGCGCGCTCCTGGTCATGAACCCCAAGGCCACCAGCACGTCCGAACGCACGCGCGAAGTGCTGGCCCACGCCCTGGCCGGGGAGCTCGACACCGCGATCGGCGAGACCGCCTACCGCGGGCATGCCGTGGAACTGGCCCGCGCCGCCGCCGAGGACGGGGTGGACCTGATCGTCGCGCTCGGCGGGGACGGCACGGTCAACGAGGTCGTGAACGGCATACTGAGCGCCGACCTGCCGGACGGCTGCCCGCGCCCCGACCTGGGCGTGGTCCCCGGCGGCTCGACGAACGTCTTCGCCCGCGCGCTCGGGCTGCCCAACGACCCGGTGGAGGCCACCGGCGTCCTGCTGGACGCGATCCACGAGAACCGCCGGCGGCCGGTGTCCATGGGCCTGGCCGACGACCGCTACTTCACCTTCACCGCCGGCTACGGCTTCGACGCCGCGGTGGTCGGGATAGTGGAGGAGCAACGCAGCGCGGGCCACAAGTCGACCGGCTCCCTGTACATCCGTTCGGCCCTGCGCCACTACTGGCACGGCCTGGACCGGCGCAATCCCCCGATCGGCATGAAGATGGCCGACGGCACGGAGATACCGCGGCTGTTCATGGCCATCGTCACGAACACTTCGCCGTGGACGTATCTCGGCAACAAGCCGATCGTGATCACGCCGGATTCCTCGTTCGAGGACGGCCTCGACTTGTTCGGCGTCACCAGGATGTCCGGCCGGTCCGCGCTGCGGATAGTCCGCCAGATGTTCACGTCCACTGAGAAACTGGTCCGCGGAAAGAATGTCAGCCTGCACCATGATCTGACGGAATTCACGCTGACCGCGGACGTGCCGACCGACTTCCAGGTCGACGGGGACCACTTGGGGCTGCGCGAAAGTGTGACGTTCCGCGCGATTCGCGACGCGCTGCGGGTCGCGATGTGA
- a CDS encoding WhiB family transcriptional regulator yields MDWRHRAACRDEDPELFFPIGNTGPALLQIEDAKAVCRRCDVVDQCLQWALESGQDAGVWGGMSEDERRALKRRAARARSRMA; encoded by the coding sequence ATGGACTGGCGCCACCGCGCTGCCTGCCGTGACGAGGACCCAGAGCTCTTCTTCCCGATCGGGAACACCGGGCCGGCGTTGCTGCAGATCGAAGATGCCAAGGCTGTATGCCGTCGTTGCGACGTCGTCGACCAGTGCCTGCAGTGGGCGCTGGAGAGCGGCCAGGACGCCGGCGTGTGGGGCGGGATGAGCGAGGACGAGCGCCGCGCGCTGAAGCGTCGCGCCGCGCGGGCCCGCAGCCGGATGGCCTGA